The window ATCCGGGGACGACGATCGGCGTCCTGCCCGCCGGCCGCCGCGCCACCACCGGCACCGCCGCGGGCACCATCACCGGCACCGCGGTCGTCGCCGCGTCCCCGGGGGCCGTCGCCGCCCTGGTGCCCACCCTCCGGGAGGGCCGGCTCTACGACGAGTTCGCCGAGCGGAGCCGGCAGCGCGTCGTGCTCATCGGCAGCGGGGTCGCCGAACGCCTCGGCATCACCACCCTGAGCACCCGCCCCGCGCTCTACATCGGCGAGGAGCCGTTCACCGTGGCGGGCGTCATCGCCGACGTGGAACGCAAACCGGAGAACCTGCTCTCCGTCCTCGTGCCCCGGGCCACCGCCCGCGAGGTGTGGGGGCCGCCCGAGCCCGGCGGCGTCACCATGCTCCTGGACACCGAGCTGGGCGCCGCCCGGCAGGCCGCGGAGCTCGCGCCGCTCGCGCTGCGGCCCGACCACCCCGAGTACCTGAAGGCCGTACCGCCCCCGGACCCCCGGCTGTTGCGGTCCGGCGTGACCTCCGACCTGAGCGCCCTGTTCCTGCTGCTCGCCGGGATCTGTCTGGTCATCGGAGCGGTCGGCATCGCCAACACCACCCTCGTCGCGGTGCTGGAGCGGACGTCGGAGATCGGGCTGCGCCGTGCGCTGGGCGCCCGGGGGCGGCACGTGGCGGCCCAGTTCCTCACCGAGTCCGCGACGCTGGGCACGCTCGGGGGGCTGGTCGGCACGTCGTTGGGCGAACTGACGGTGGTCGCCGTCTCGCTGGCCCGCGACTGGACTCCGGTGATCCACCCCGCCACCGTCGCGGCCGCCCCGCTCACCGGGCTCGTCACCGGCCTGCTGGCCGGGCTCCATCCGGCCTGGCGGGCGGCCCGTATCGAACCCGCCGAGGCCCTGCGAAGATAGTCGGGGCGCTCGCCCGACCGTCAACGACCCTGGAGGTGGTGGTCCCGTGCTCACCCGACGGCCCGCCGAGGACGCCGAGGTCGCCGACCGCGGCAC of the Streptomyces sp. NBC_01426 genome contains:
- a CDS encoding ABC transporter permease; translation: MAARDALSEALAGMLRRPGRAVLTALGTVLGVGSFVAVLGLTATISSQIDGRFNVLTATEVTIEDVAPEVNEFAGSGFPADAEERLREVAGIRNAGTLWTVRLDPGTTIGVLPAGRRATTGTAAGTITGTAVVAASPGAVAALVPTLREGRLYDEFAERSRQRVVLIGSGVAERLGITTLSTRPALYIGEEPFTVAGVIADVERKPENLLSVLVPRATAREVWGPPEPGGVTMLLDTELGAARQAAELAPLALRPDHPEYLKAVPPPDPRLLRSGVTSDLSALFLLLAGICLVIGAVGIANTTLVAVLERTSEIGLRRALGARGRHVAAQFLTESATLGTLGGLVGTSLGELTVVAVSLARDWTPVIHPATVAAAPLTGLVTGLLAGLHPAWRAARIEPAEALRR